The Bradyrhizobium sp. CCBAU 051011 DNA segment CAGTCACCGCAACCATGACATAGTCGCCGGGCCGGGCTTCGCCGTTGACATCGACGTCGGTTTCACCGAGCGACGTATTCTTGACCTCGACCGTCAGCTTGCCGCCTGATGACATGGCGTCGCGCGCATTCAGCACCAGGTTGAGCAGCGCCGAGGCCAGTTGGCCGGGATCGACGCTGGCCTGCCACAGGTCTTGATCGAGGTGGAATTCGCACTCGATATGTTCGCCGAGCGTCCGGCGCAGCAATGGCTCCATGCCGAGAATTTTCTGGCCGATGTCGATGTGCTTCGGCATCAACGGCTGCTTGCGCGCGAACGCCAGCAGGCTTCGTGTCAGGTCCGAGCCGCGTTCGGCGGCGGTCGCGATGCTCTCGGCGATGTTGCTCAGCTCCTTGTGAGGAGCCAGCCGCTCGGCAAGGTGCTCGGCATTGCCGAGAATGACGGTCAAGAGATTGTTGAAATCATGCGCCACGCCGCCGGTGAGCTGACCCATCGCCTCCATTTTTTGGGATTGGGTGAGTTTCTGGTTGAGCTCGTCAATGGCGGCGCGCTGACGCTCGAGCGATTCAGCGGTGCTGTTGAACTGTGTCATCAGCCCGCCGAGCTCGCCGCCCGGATGGGGCAGGGGAATCCGCGCGCGCAGATCGCCAAGCCCGAGCTTCGTCGCCATCGCGGCCAAACGTCCGACCTGACGGCCGATAATCATGGTCGCGAGAATCCAGACGCCCGCGAGCAGCAGCAGCGAGGCCACCGCAAGGATTGCCAGGTCCTCGTAAAGACGGCGGTTGGCCGCGGCCACCAGGCTGTCCTTGGGCCGCCCGACCATGATGTGGAGCCCGGCATCGCGCGCTGAGGGCGAGCGAGCAGCAGTCCAGACACGGGTTCGGCCCTCGCGCCCGGCCGCTTCATGGAACGGCTCGCGGTGCGGCGAGGCCGCAAACCGGAACAGCTCCGAACTTGCAATCGATACGCCGGCCGGCTCGGTCCAGTCCTTGCTGTCGGGCGCGACGAGGACCGTGCCTTTCCTGTCAACCAGCAGAATCTCGCTATCATCGGACAGGCGCCTGTCGTGGTCCTCGGCGAATTTCTGCAGGTTGAACGAGGCGAGCAGGATGAATTTCAGTTCGCCGGATTCGGTGCGAACCGGATAGGCGATCTGCAGCACGGACGTCCCCGTCAGCCGGCCGAACACAGGCTCGAGCGTGACGATGCCGTGTGCTGTCAGCGCCTGCCTGAAATAGGCGCGATCCCTGAGATCGAGCGTCCGGTTGGTTCGTAGCGAATCGCAGAACAGGCTGCCGTCCGGATTGATGGTCAGGATGCCGGTGTAGCGCGTGTATTCCTCGCGCACGGCGGACAGGAAGGCCGAGCAGGCCGCCTTGTCGCTGGTATTGAGGTCGCGGGCGCGGGCGAGGCCATAGTGAAGCTGGGCCGTGCCCTGAATCTTCTCATCGAGATCGCCGAGGATATCGTTGGCGGTAGCCGACAGGCTGGCCAGCGCGGCATCGATGTCGCTCGTGCGGTTCTGCACGAAGCGCAGCCCCACCAGGATGGCCGGCACCAGCATCGCGGCAATAACGAGAATTAATAGCCGGGTGCGCAGGCTCATCGGTGCGTCGTTCCGCGCTCAAATCAGCTGTTTCGTTGTTAGAGTGACGTTCGGAATCTACCTGCGAACCAGCCATTCTGGAACCACGCGTGCTGGAATATCCTCTAGGCAAGTCCGAGTCCACTCGTGAAGCCCGGCAAGAAGGCTATGGCCCTCCATCGTCGTTCCCGTGGGAGCCGTGCTTCTATTGTTGCGCTGGGTTCCGCTGGAGGATCACGCAATCAGATCATTGATCACACTGGCGAGCTTGCGTTCGTCGCCGTCGAAACTGGCAATCATCGCCCCCAGCATTTCGTCCGGCTTCAGTTTTTCGATTTTGAGCGGGTGGCCCGCGGGGTCGGCCAGCAGGGCGAAGAACGTAAGCTGCGACCGTCCATTTCCTTCGCGGAAGGCATGGATCGCATTCAGCTCTGCCAGGAAATGCGCAGCTTGGTTTGCGAACCTCAGCGCATCGAGATTCCGAAGGAAATCCGCAGATCGCAAACCGTCGAACAGCTTGTTCGCCTGGTCTTCGATGTTTTCGGGAAAGCAGAACGGATTGCCGCCCTTCGCAATCCTGACCGTGCGGATCTGCCCTGCCCACTGATAGACATCTTGAAACAGATGGTGGTGGATAGCCCTGTAATGCTCGAAGTCCATCGATCCGTCTGGCAGCGGTTCTTCCGCTCGCGCGCTGGAAATTTCTGTCTCGAATGCCTCGAGTTCGTTCTGGTTTCGCAAGTCGAGCTTATTCACCAGTACGGTCGAATTCTTGTAGGTGTAGGGATCTTCGATCGCATCGTACATGCGGTCGGTCAGCCCTTGCGATGGCTGCGAATGATTGCCTGGCGATATTCGTCCGCCGTGAGGCCTTTGCTGCGCGCATCGTTGGCGCGCTTTTTCATCGCCGGCGTGAGCTTGATGCCCTCGACTTCACTGATCTTGGCAAAGCGATCGCTTCCGAGCACGAACCGGCCAGACCCCGCCTTTTTTGCCGCAATGTTCTTCCGTTTCACCATAACCGCAGGATACCACGAGTCGTAGCCAATAGCACGCACAGGAATCGGCACGCGAGTGATGGTTGGGGGAGGAAGGACGCCGCCTACGGCGTCCCGATGCCCATTTCCTTCAGCGCGGCCAGCATTCGTTCCGGCGGCTGCATCTGGATGGTCAGCGCGTTGCCGGTCTCCAGGAGGCTCTTCAGGCTCGACAGGATTGCGGGCCAGCCCGTGCGGCCGCCGGACAGGATGTCGTCGCTGATGTCGCGGTCGTGCGATTGCAGCATCGTCAGCTTGACGACATCGCCGGCCTGCTCGATCTCGTAAGTCACGAGCGTCGGCCCGAGCTTTTCCACCAGCGCCGGCCAGTTGACGTTGAAGGTGACGGTGAGCTTCCTTGGCGGTTCGCACTCGATCACCTCGCCCGAAATATGCAGGGCGCCGTCCGGCGTTCGCATAATGAAGGCACCGCCGATCCTCTGATCGACTTCGACCGCATGGCCGGAGAAATACTTCCTGGAAAATTCCGCGCGCGTCAGCGCCTCCCACACCTTCTCCGGCGTCGAGGCGATGTAGATCGTGTAGACGATCGCCGGCTTGAACTCTATGATATTCAGAGCCTCAGGCTTACTCATCACGCTTCTCCAACTGCCGTTTCAACTCGCTAAGCGCGGCAAGTTTCCCGCGCTCGAATTTCTTGATCCACCGCTCGCCGATCTGATGAATCGGAACCGGATTGAGGTAATGCAGCTTCTCGCGGCCATGCCGGAGCGTGGAGACGAGGTTGGCTGCTTCGAGAATTCCAAGGTGCTTGGTCACGGCCTGCCGCGTCATGTCCAGGCCGCCGCAGAGCTCGTTCAGCGTCTGTCCGTTTTTGGCGTGAAGCCGGTCCAGCAGCGCGCGCCGCGACGCGTCGGCGAGCGCTTTGAAGACCTCATCCATGCCCAAGATAATAGGCAACCAAAAGGTTGCATGTCAAGGGCGTGTGTTTGGCGCGGCCCGAGGTTGTGTTACCGTGTCGTCAGCCAACGCAGATTGGTCTTGAACAGTCGGGGTGGAACATGGGCGATCGCCTCAAACTCGCAGCCTGGTGCGCGATCCATTTCCTCACATGCTCGGGCGCCGAGGCGCAGCAACAGGTGATCGGCGCGCCGCCCGAAGCCTCCAACATGAAGCTGGTTGGAACCAGCGATCTGCAGGCGCGCAGCGCTTATCAGCCGACCATCCACCATCAGGGCGACCGCTGGATTGCCTATATCGGTCATCACGGCGGCAGCGACGAAATTCCGGCGCCGGTCAATCCGCTGACCGGCAAGGCGGAGCCGAACGGCACGTCGATCGTCGACGTCACCAATCCCTCGCAGCCGAAATATCTGCGCCACCTCCCGGGACAGGAAGGCAAATATGAAGGGGGCGGCGCGCAGATGGTGCGGATCTGTGACGGCAAGGCATTGCCGAAGGGCGATCGCAACGCGGTTTACATGCTCAGGACTTTTGGCGGCGAGGCGCATGAGATCTGGAATGTCGCCGATCCCGCCAATCCTGTGCTGATCACGCGGATAGCCGGCCTGAAGGACACGCACAAGAACTGG contains these protein-coding regions:
- a CDS encoding ATP-binding protein — encoded protein: MSLRTRLLILVIAAMLVPAILVGLRFVQNRTSDIDAALASLSATANDILGDLDEKIQGTAQLHYGLARARDLNTSDKAACSAFLSAVREEYTRYTGILTINPDGSLFCDSLRTNRTLDLRDRAYFRQALTAHGIVTLEPVFGRLTGTSVLQIAYPVRTESGELKFILLASFNLQKFAEDHDRRLSDDSEILLVDRKGTVLVAPDSKDWTEPAGVSIASSELFRFAASPHREPFHEAAGREGRTRVWTAARSPSARDAGLHIMVGRPKDSLVAAANRRLYEDLAILAVASLLLLAGVWILATMIIGRQVGRLAAMATKLGLGDLRARIPLPHPGGELGGLMTQFNSTAESLERQRAAIDELNQKLTQSQKMEAMGQLTGGVAHDFNNLLTVILGNAEHLAERLAPHKELSNIAESIATAAERGSDLTRSLLAFARKQPLMPKHIDIGQKILGMEPLLRRTLGEHIECEFHLDQDLWQASVDPGQLASALLNLVLNARDAMSSGGKLTVEVKNTSLGETDVDVNGEARPGDYVMVAVTDTGTGMTAEVAGRAFEPFFTTKEVGKGTGLGLSMVYGFAQQSGGAMQIRSEPGHGTAVRLFFPRVGTSQPSAVPSSSQPAAPTGSETILVVEDDDMVRGYVEGELKALGYRVIVTPNAPAALEILRGPENIHLLFTDVAMPGGMFGTELARQAARLRPQLKILLTSGHTEHPAEAIDGAGRDVRILNKPYRRHDLAAMLRAVLKAK
- a CDS encoding Fic/DOC family protein is translated as MDFEHYRAIHHHLFQDVYQWAGQIRTVRIAKGGNPFCFPENIEDQANKLFDGLRSADFLRNLDALRFANQAAHFLAELNAIHAFREGNGRSQLTFFALLADPAGHPLKIEKLKPDEMLGAMIASFDGDERKLASVINDLIA
- a CDS encoding SRPBCC family protein, translated to MNIIEFKPAIVYTIYIASTPEKVWEALTRAEFSRKYFSGHAVEVDQRIGGAFIMRTPDGALHISGEVIECEPPRKLTVTFNVNWPALVEKLGPTLVTYEIEQAGDVVKLTMLQSHDRDISDDILSGGRTGWPAILSSLKSLLETGNALTIQMQPPERMLAALKEMGIGTP
- a CDS encoding helix-turn-helix transcriptional regulator produces the protein MDEVFKALADASRRALLDRLHAKNGQTLNELCGGLDMTRQAVTKHLGILEAANLVSTLRHGREKLHYLNPVPIHQIGERWIKKFERGKLAALSELKRQLEKRDE